A window from Peromyscus eremicus chromosome 1, PerEre_H2_v1, whole genome shotgun sequence encodes these proteins:
- the Mrpl17 gene encoding large ribosomal subunit protein bL17m, with product MRLTLAAAISHGRVYRRLGLGPESRIHLLRNLLTGLVRHERIEASWARVDEMRGYAEKLIDYGKLGDTNERAMRMADFWLTEKDLIPKLFKVLAPRFQGQNGNYTRMLQIPNRKEQDRAKMAVIEYKGNCLPPLPLPHRDSNLTLLNQLLLGLKQDLHHNQEASLHSSHMVQTPKT from the exons ATGAGGCTGACGCTTGCAGCCGCTATCTCCCATGGCCGCGTCTACCGCCGCTTGGGCCTCGGTCCCGAGTCTCGCATCCACCTGCTGCGGAACTTGCTCACGGGCCTAGTGCGCCACGAACGTATCGAGGCGTCATGGGCACGCGTGGACGAGATGAGGGGCTACGCGGAGAAG CTTATCGACTATGGAAAGCTAGGAGACACCAACGAACGAGCCATGCGCATGGCTGACTTCTGGCTCACT GAGAAGGACTTGATCCCAAAGCTGTTTAAAGTACTAGCACCTCGGTTCCAAGGTCAGAATGGGAACTACACAAGAATGCTGCAGATCCCGAATCGGAAGGAGCAAGATCGGGCCAAGATGGCAGTGATCGAATATAAAGGGAActgcctccctcccctgcctctgcctcacagagaCAGCAACCTCACTCTCCTAAACCAGCTGCTACTGGGACTGAAGCAGGACCTGCACCATAACCAGGAAGCAAGCCTCCACAGCTCCCACATGGTTCAAACGCCAAAGACTTAA